From the genome of uncultured Bacteroides sp., one region includes:
- a CDS encoding RagB/SusD family nutrient uptake outer membrane protein: MKKIKYLLLYCLTAFALSSCYDLSLEPKGMLDDNALLGNGTGVKTYLASIYMKLPVEDFNYSVTGGFLEGGNHWDAAKSYEMTIDGEAIGWPWGIDGAGGFGYWHYDYIRQINSMIEKLPAYKANYAEAEYNSLLGEARFLRAFYYFALVKRYGGVPIIDRVQNPTAPADSLNVPRATELDTYKFIQSDLQFAMDNMAATSETGRANKFVAAALMSRAMLYAGTIAKYGAYTTSSPDEAAQAGYVGIPANQAQDFFTASYNAAKWFDDQNGGYELVGENLTQDAKEQNFVDLFVKQTNENIFIRQYSVSAPWNTGLYHSYDGVVSPSDFVSWPGSQMYPSLESVELFQTLPVENADNTPRRYADQNGLWKGLEPRLLATVYFPGMTLRGVAFDMRRGFYRTYTGTMADAQLGLESALINDKSNRTVATGRYSTDPALGGGNIAGKHGIWNNDIESNTGTGFFIRKYVNYNMAKDQAAGNGCAQPWTIFRYAEILLNRAEAAYELGQKQEAYDLITRIRNRAGATAWIPKGSPAAVYVINGETVDENLQFIRDERERELMFENHHWWDLRRWRVADKVLSQKKLEGLMPYLVLDENKYIFIREYNIYGKQYNFDVRYYYEPIPAGELNKNPKLVQNPIY, from the coding sequence ATGAAAAAGATAAAATATTTACTGCTATACTGTTTGACGGCTTTCGCACTGTCGTCTTGCTACGATTTAAGCCTCGAACCTAAAGGAATGCTGGATGATAATGCCTTGCTGGGAAACGGAACAGGTGTTAAGACCTATCTTGCGAGTATTTATATGAAACTGCCTGTAGAGGATTTTAACTATTCTGTAACCGGCGGTTTCCTAGAAGGTGGAAATCATTGGGATGCTGCAAAATCTTACGAGATGACTATTGATGGCGAAGCTATTGGATGGCCTTGGGGTATTGATGGTGCAGGAGGATTTGGCTATTGGCACTATGACTATATTCGCCAGATTAATTCAATGATAGAAAAATTACCAGCATACAAGGCCAATTACGCCGAAGCAGAATATAATTCGTTGTTGGGTGAGGCGCGCTTTTTGAGAGCGTTCTATTATTTCGCTTTGGTGAAGCGTTACGGTGGCGTGCCTATTATCGACCGGGTACAAAACCCAACAGCTCCTGCTGACTCGCTGAACGTGCCCCGTGCAACGGAATTGGATACGTATAAATTTATCCAGTCCGACCTTCAATTTGCAATGGATAATATGGCGGCAACGTCGGAAACGGGGCGTGCCAATAAGTTTGTTGCCGCTGCACTTATGTCGAGGGCAATGTTATATGCTGGGACGATTGCCAAATACGGGGCTTACACTACTTCATCCCCAGACGAAGCAGCCCAGGCAGGCTATGTAGGTATTCCGGCAAACCAGGCACAGGATTTTTTTACTGCCAGCTATAATGCTGCCAAGTGGTTTGATGACCAAAATGGCGGATACGAACTGGTAGGAGAAAATTTGACTCAAGATGCAAAAGAACAGAATTTCGTCGATTTGTTTGTAAAACAAACAAATGAAAATATCTTCATCAGGCAATATAGCGTTTCTGCCCCATGGAATACAGGCTTGTACCACAGCTATGATGGAGTTGTGTCTCCGTCCGATTTTGTGTCCTGGCCGGGTTCCCAGATGTATCCATCATTGGAATCGGTAGAGTTATTTCAGACATTGCCTGTTGAAAATGCTGATAATACTCCTCGTCGTTACGCTGACCAGAATGGCTTGTGGAAAGGGCTTGAGCCCCGCTTGCTAGCAACCGTATATTTTCCAGGTATGACACTGAGAGGTGTGGCGTTTGATATGCGCCGTGGATTTTACCGGACGTATACTGGTACAATGGCCGATGCCCAATTGGGCCTCGAAAGTGCTCTTATCAATGACAAGAGTAACCGGACGGTAGCTACCGGACGTTATAGCACGGATCCCGCATTGGGAGGTGGAAATATTGCCGGTAAGCATGGTATATGGAATAATGATATCGAAAGTAACACAGGAACAGGTTTTTTTATACGGAAATATGTGAATTATAACATGGCTAAAGACCAGGCTGCCGGAAACGGATGTGCCCAACCGTGGACAATTTTCCGTTATGCTGAAATATTGCTCAATAGAGCCGAAGCTGCATATGAATTGGGACAGAAACAAGAAGCTTATGACTTGATAACCAGGATACGTAACAGGGCCGGCGCTACCGCATGGATACCGAAAGGTTCTCCTGCTGCAGTATATGTTATCAATGGGGAGACGGTTGATGAAAACCTCCAATTTATACGCGACGAACGCGAACGTGAGCTTATGTTTGAAAACCATCACTGGTGGGATCTCCGTCGCTGGAGAGTGGCCGATAAAGTGCTTAGCCAAAAAAAATTGGAAGGATTGATGCCTTATTTAGTGTTGGATGAAAATAAATACATCTTTATCAGAGAATACAATATTTATGGTAAACAGTATAATTTCGATGTACGTTATTATTACGAACCGATACCTGCAGGCGAATTAAATAAGAATCCAAAATTAGTTCAAAATCCTATTTATTAA
- a CDS encoding TonB-dependent receptor, translated as MKKHKLQIQFGERNWALLKSFLIVFLCVVMSMPAYSQSRLIRGTVSDKNGDPVIGANVKVSGTTRGTITDLDGAFQLEASANEKLVISFIGYMNEEISATKTNLAVILNEDTKTLDEVVVVGYGTQKKATLTGAVSAVTGKDIAITKNENAVNSLTGKIPGVRISQTSSRPGAFETTMDIRGLGTPLVVIDGVPRDVDYFARMDAGDIESVSVLKDASAAIYGLRSANGVVLVTTKRGTSTSFDIQYSVNVGWQQFLNVPDNVDALQYMTLANEKNRRGFGNYMNYSDPSKLLFTDQDRQPYLDGTKQSTDWMKLVFKNTVPQYQHNITMNGGTDKLKYYFNLGYMKQDGSLKTGDMNYDRWNFRSNIDANITNRLHASVSLGGYMDETNQPNTDIWAIYKGVWTQRPDVTPYANDNPEYLNNYKIHDDNPLASTNSDIAGYSRYINRVFNGQLSLSYDIPKIEGLTAKAMYSYDFKQGDNTDFRKTVNQYTYDPSTNVYSPSLRRATNGNSTIQRSSYPSYNTLMQLSLNYQHSFAHAHNVSGMMLFEEGYSSWDNFYAYRELSLNSEYLFAGNAGNQVGNMDKNNLGDRANQAFVGKFNYDYKGRYLVEFAFREDASSKFPAGSRWGFFPTGSVGWRISEEPFMKNSLPQLSNLKIRVSYGKTGDDGSANNYPSTTVGYEIRPNDLGYIFGGSLMNGVSPTSIPNLDLTWYTAKMFDIGVDFELWHGLLGGQLDYYNRNRDGLLATSSAVLPGTVGASMPQENLESDRTFGYEMVLTHRNKIGDVQYYVNAQMSVTRNQWRNRVESKAGNSYDNWRNRNADRYKDIWWGKNYGGQFQNYNQIYTWPISIGAGGTVPGDYYYKDWNGDGVINGNDDHPIATYGMPLFNYGITLGASWRGFDLNMNFQGAAQVYYKYTEALAEPVPFGDGGTLNKFWDRWHPIDPNADIFDPSTQWAQGYYPISGSPLADGTRAVENASYIRLKTLELGYTLPKRITTGLGIKELRVYFNGYNLLTFTGLKNMDPEHPGGEGGTTGGDGISTYKYPINRTFNIGASIKF; from the coding sequence ATGAAAAAACACAAGTTACAAATTCAGTTTGGAGAAAGAAACTGGGCTTTGCTGAAGTCCTTTCTTATAGTCTTTCTCTGTGTGGTAATGTCGATGCCGGCATACTCTCAATCCAGACTTATTCGGGGTACTGTTTCCGATAAAAATGGTGATCCGGTAATTGGAGCGAATGTCAAGGTCAGTGGTACAACTCGTGGTACTATTACTGATTTGGACGGTGCATTTCAACTTGAAGCATCAGCCAATGAGAAATTAGTTATTTCATTTATTGGTTATATGAATGAAGAAATTTCTGCAACCAAAACAAATTTAGCTGTTATCCTTAATGAAGACACTAAAACATTGGATGAAGTTGTCGTTGTAGGTTATGGCACCCAGAAAAAAGCAACGTTAACAGGTGCCGTTTCGGCGGTGACTGGCAAAGACATAGCCATAACAAAGAATGAGAATGCGGTAAATTCACTTACCGGTAAAATCCCGGGTGTTCGTATCAGCCAGACGAGTAGCCGTCCCGGAGCTTTTGAAACCACAATGGATATCCGCGGGTTGGGTACACCGCTTGTTGTGATAGACGGTGTGCCTCGCGATGTGGACTATTTTGCACGTATGGATGCCGGTGACATAGAGAGTGTTTCTGTATTGAAAGATGCTTCGGCTGCTATCTATGGGCTCCGTTCTGCTAATGGGGTAGTATTGGTCACGACCAAGAGAGGAACGAGTACCAGTTTTGATATCCAATATTCGGTCAACGTTGGGTGGCAGCAATTTTTGAATGTGCCTGACAATGTGGATGCTTTGCAATATATGACCTTAGCTAACGAAAAGAACCGTCGTGGTTTCGGCAATTATATGAACTATAGCGATCCCAGCAAACTGCTTTTTACCGACCAGGATCGCCAGCCGTATTTGGATGGGACCAAACAATCGACGGATTGGATGAAGCTTGTTTTTAAAAACACAGTGCCTCAGTACCAGCATAACATAACTATGAACGGCGGTACCGACAAACTGAAATATTACTTCAATTTGGGTTACATGAAGCAGGATGGTTCGTTGAAAACAGGCGATATGAATTACGACCGGTGGAATTTTCGTTCCAATATCGATGCAAATATTACTAACCGTTTACATGCTTCGGTGTCGTTGGGTGGCTATATGGACGAAACCAACCAGCCGAATACCGATATATGGGCTATCTATAAAGGTGTCTGGACGCAGCGGCCCGATGTCACACCCTATGCAAACGATAATCCTGAGTATTTGAATAATTATAAAATTCATGATGACAACCCTTTGGCTTCGACAAATTCTGATATTGCAGGCTACAGCAGGTATATCAATCGCGTGTTCAACGGTCAATTGTCTCTTTCATACGATATTCCGAAAATAGAAGGTTTGACGGCAAAGGCAATGTACAGTTACGACTTTAAGCAGGGCGACAATACTGATTTCAGAAAAACTGTCAACCAATATACTTACGATCCTTCGACGAATGTATATAGCCCGAGTCTACGTCGTGCTACCAATGGTAATTCGACGATACAACGGTCGTCATATCCCAGCTACAACACATTGATGCAATTATCATTGAATTACCAGCATTCTTTTGCGCATGCCCATAACGTGAGCGGTATGATGTTGTTTGAAGAAGGATATAGCAGTTGGGACAACTTCTATGCTTACCGTGAATTATCGTTGAACTCCGAATATTTATTTGCAGGTAATGCGGGTAATCAGGTAGGCAATATGGACAAAAATAATCTGGGAGACCGCGCCAATCAGGCGTTTGTCGGTAAATTCAATTACGACTATAAGGGTCGGTACCTAGTCGAATTTGCTTTCCGCGAAGACGCATCTTCTAAGTTCCCGGCCGGGAGCCGTTGGGGCTTTTTTCCTACAGGCTCGGTGGGTTGGAGAATCAGCGAAGAACCTTTTATGAAAAATAGCTTACCACAACTCAGCAACCTGAAAATACGTGTATCGTATGGTAAAACCGGAGACGACGGATCTGCGAACAATTATCCGTCCACTACCGTAGGGTACGAAATTCGTCCTAACGATTTAGGATACATATTCGGTGGGTCATTAATGAACGGAGTATCTCCGACATCCATACCTAATCTTGATTTGACTTGGTATACTGCAAAAATGTTCGATATAGGAGTCGATTTTGAATTGTGGCATGGTTTACTGGGTGGCCAGTTGGATTATTACAATCGGAACCGTGACGGATTGCTCGCGACTTCCTCCGCCGTTCTTCCAGGCACTGTAGGCGCATCAATGCCGCAGGAGAATTTGGAGAGCGACCGTACATTCGGATATGAAATGGTATTGACCCATCGTAACAAAATAGGCGATGTACAGTATTACGTAAATGCCCAAATGTCAGTTACCCGGAACCAATGGAGAAACAGGGTGGAATCGAAAGCCGGAAACTCTTACGACAACTGGAGAAATCGGAATGCCGACCGCTACAAAGACATTTGGTGGGGTAAGAATTATGGAGGGCAGTTCCAGAATTATAACCAGATTTACACTTGGCCTATTTCCATAGGAGCTGGCGGCACTGTGCCGGGCGATTATTACTATAAAGACTGGAATGGTGACGGTGTAATAAACGGCAATGATGACCATCCGATAGCCACATACGGTATGCCTTTGTTCAACTATGGTATTACATTGGGAGCATCATGGAGAGGCTTCGATTTGAACATGAATTTCCAGGGAGCGGCGCAGGTCTATTACAAATATACTGAAGCCTTGGCAGAGCCGGTTCCGTTTGGCGATGGAGGCACGTTGAACAAATTCTGGGATAGATGGCATCCGATAGATCCGAATGCAGATATTTTCGATCCGTCTACCCAGTGGGCACAAGGTTATTATCCGATCTCAGGTTCGCCGCTTGCCGACGGTACCCGCGCAGTAGAAAATGCTTCGTATATCCGTTTGAAAACCCTTGAATTGGGTTATACTCTGCCCAAACGCATCACAACGGGGTTGGGCATTAAAGAATTACGGGTATATTTCAACGGCTACAATCTGCTTACTTTTACTGGCTTAAAAAACATGGATCCTGAGCATCCGGGCGGCGAAGGTGGCACTACCGGCGGTGACGGTATCAGTACGTATAAATATCCAATTAACAGGACATTCAATATCGGAGCATCTATTAAATTCTAA